One Janthinobacterium sp. TB1-E2 genomic region harbors:
- the aspT gene encoding aspartate-alanine antiporter yields the protein MLESITSVLHQVPELALFLALALGYAVGQIRFGPIQLGGVCGTLIAALLIGQLGITLDASVKNVFFMLFIFALGYAGGPQFFANLNAKGLRLGLLCLIEVVVVLALVLLATRFLGLDQGTAAGMMAGAATESAVVGTATDAISKLALPAGRIAELQANVVTAYSITYIFGLIAIVIVTSQIFPLLLRVNLREEADKLWEKMGGAQTDGDGVQATPEMVGRAYRISRGAGRRLDALQHIFAGRASITRVRRHGKVLPLEPALRLRNNDEVLVIGHRPALVAAEAILGEEFADTTGLNMAVSAVEVVLQQAALVGQPLRQLALPSGVHVAAVVRGEHSMPPLPDLSLQRNDVLRLYGTTEGRELNTALAAIGKRVPTGDRSNIVYASIGIVLGVYIGGFSAKLGGIPFSLGTGGGALLTGLVFGWYQARKPGMPGIHPSALDMMKDIGLATFIACVGLASGPQAIDLIRQYGLSLPLMGVLIAVIPASLSLLVGHFFLKLEAPVLLGAIAGQQCSTPALSAVQNAAGNSTPLLGYTITYAISNVVLPLLGPLIVALAGSVHA from the coding sequence ATGCTCGAGTCGATCACGTCGGTATTGCACCAGGTGCCGGAACTGGCCCTGTTCCTGGCGCTGGCGCTCGGTTATGCGGTAGGGCAGATACGCTTCGGTCCCATCCAGCTGGGCGGCGTGTGCGGCACCCTGATCGCCGCGCTGCTGATCGGCCAGCTGGGCATCACCCTGGACGCCAGCGTCAAGAACGTCTTCTTCATGCTGTTCATCTTTGCCCTCGGCTATGCGGGCGGTCCCCAGTTCTTTGCCAACCTCAATGCCAAGGGTTTGCGCCTGGGCCTGCTGTGCCTGATCGAAGTGGTGGTGGTGCTGGCGCTGGTGCTGCTGGCCACGCGTTTCCTGGGCCTGGACCAGGGCACGGCGGCCGGCATGATGGCGGGCGCGGCGACGGAATCGGCCGTCGTCGGCACGGCCACGGACGCCATCTCGAAACTGGCGCTGCCGGCCGGCCGCATCGCCGAGCTGCAGGCCAACGTGGTCACCGCGTATTCGATCACGTATATCTTCGGCCTGATCGCCATCGTCATCGTCACCAGTCAGATTTTTCCGCTGCTGCTGCGCGTCAATCTGCGCGAGGAAGCCGATAAATTGTGGGAAAAGATGGGCGGCGCGCAGACCGATGGCGACGGCGTGCAGGCGACGCCGGAAATGGTGGGCCGCGCCTACCGCATCAGCCGCGGCGCGGGCCGCCGTCTCGACGCCTTGCAGCATATTTTCGCGGGCCGCGCCAGCATCACGCGCGTGCGCCGGCATGGCAAGGTATTGCCCTTGGAACCCGCGCTGCGCCTGCGCAACAACGACGAAGTGCTGGTGATCGGCCACCGTCCCGCGCTGGTGGCGGCCGAAGCCATCCTGGGCGAGGAATTTGCCGACACGACGGGCTTGAACATGGCGGTTTCCGCCGTCGAAGTGGTGCTGCAGCAAGCCGCACTGGTCGGCCAGCCCTTGCGCCAGCTGGCCTTGCCTTCGGGCGTGCACGTGGCGGCCGTCGTCCGTGGCGAGCACAGCATGCCGCCGCTGCCCGATCTGTCCCTGCAGCGCAACGACGTGCTGCGCCTGTACGGCACGACGGAAGGGCGCGAACTGAACACGGCGTTGGCCGCCATCGGCAAGCGCGTGCCGACGGGCGACCGCAGCAATATCGTCTACGCCAGCATCGGCATCGTCTTGGGTGTGTATATCGGCGGCTTCAGTGCCAAGCTGGGCGGCATCCCGTTTTCGCTGGGCACGGGCGGCGGCGCCTTGCTCACAGGCCTCGTGTTCGGCTGGTACCAGGCGCGCAAACCGGGCATGCCCGGCATCCACCCCAGCGCGCTCGACATGATGAAGGATATCGGCCTGGCCACCTTCATCGCCTGCGTGGGCCTGGCGTCGGGGCCGCAGGCGATCGATCTGATCCGCCAGTACGGCCTGTCGCTGCCGCTGATGGGCGTGCTGATCGCCGTCATCCCCGCTTCGCTGTCCCTGCTGGTCGGTCACTTTTTCCTCAAGCTGGAAGCGCCCGTGCTCTTGGGCGCCATCGCCGGCCAGCAGTGCAGCACGCCGGCCCTGTCCGCCGTGCAGAACGCGGCCGGCAATTCCACGCCCTTGCTCGGCTACACGATTACCTATGCGATTTCGAACGTGGTGCTGCCCCTCTTGGGGCCGCTGATCGTGGCCCTGGCCGGGTCGGTGCACGCATGA
- the aspT gene encoding aspartate-alanine antiporter yields the protein MEWLHELFKKSPEIALFLSLAVGYYIGKIKFGSFQLGGVAGSLLVAVLVSQVGVAIDPGVKSVLFALFIYAVGYESGPQFFNSLGRQSVREIILAVVLAVTALLTVVILAKMFDLDKGLAAGVAAGGLTQSAIIGTAGDAITKLGLAADEVARLQGNVAVGYAVTYVFGSFGAIIVCVNILPKLMGRTIREDAIKAETALQAGVQVLGPGQTPAAPDLIGRIYDVGPGAGRSVEEIESAHPNTAITIERVKRNGQIIDVSPDLVLAADDIVLLVGRREAMLSVSSQLGKELLAVEGMELVMQRRDMVLTNKAYHNKTVGEIRSATAPGVRHGIFVVQLSRMGKILPMQAETVVQTGDVVTIYGAEQDVKRVAAEVGYMIVPSAKTDFVYMGAGLVVGLLVGLLVARIGSIPLTLGSGGGVLLSGLVFGWFRAKRQTFGYMPSGAVQILKDLGLAGFVAVVGLTSGLQAVQTVREHGLTLFGVGVVVTILPMILTMLIGRYILRYDNVAVFAGALSGSRSANPAFGEVLNAAQNSIPTVPFAITYALANVFLTLLGPLIVAFV from the coding sequence ATGGAATGGTTGCATGAGTTATTCAAGAAGTCGCCTGAAATTGCCTTGTTTCTCTCCCTGGCAGTGGGTTATTACATCGGCAAGATCAAGTTCGGCTCGTTTCAGCTGGGCGGGGTAGCCGGTTCATTGCTGGTGGCGGTACTCGTCAGCCAGGTAGGCGTCGCCATCGATCCTGGCGTCAAGTCGGTGCTGTTCGCGCTGTTCATTTATGCGGTCGGCTATGAAAGCGGACCACAGTTCTTCAATTCCCTGGGGCGCCAGTCCGTGCGCGAAATCATCCTGGCCGTCGTGCTGGCCGTGACGGCGCTGCTGACGGTGGTCATCCTGGCCAAGATGTTCGACCTGGACAAGGGCCTGGCGGCCGGCGTGGCGGCGGGCGGCTTGACGCAGTCGGCCATCATCGGCACGGCAGGCGACGCGATCACCAAGCTGGGCCTGGCGGCCGACGAAGTGGCGCGCTTGCAGGGGAACGTGGCCGTCGGCTATGCCGTGACCTATGTGTTCGGTTCGTTTGGCGCCATCATCGTTTGCGTCAACATCTTGCCAAAGCTCATGGGGCGCACCATCCGCGAAGATGCGATCAAGGCGGAAACGGCGCTGCAGGCGGGCGTGCAAGTGCTGGGGCCGGGCCAGACGCCGGCCGCACCCGACTTGATTGGCCGCATCTACGACGTGGGCCCCGGTGCCGGGCGTTCCGTCGAGGAGATCGAAAGCGCCCATCCGAACACGGCCATTACCATCGAGCGCGTGAAACGCAATGGCCAGATCATCGACGTCAGCCCGGACCTGGTGCTGGCGGCCGACGATATCGTGCTGCTGGTGGGCCGGCGCGAAGCCATGCTCAGCGTGTCTTCCCAACTGGGCAAGGAATTGCTTGCCGTCGAAGGCATGGAACTGGTGATGCAGCGCCGCGACATGGTGCTGACCAACAAGGCTTACCACAACAAGACGGTGGGCGAGATCCGCAGCGCGACGGCGCCGGGTGTGCGTCACGGCATCTTTGTCGTGCAACTGAGCCGTATGGGCAAGATTTTGCCCATGCAGGCGGAAACCGTCGTGCAGACGGGCGACGTGGTGACCATCTATGGCGCCGAACAGGACGTCAAGCGCGTGGCGGCCGAAGTGGGCTATATGATCGTGCCGAGCGCCAAGACGGACTTTGTCTACATGGGCGCCGGCCTCGTCGTCGGCCTGCTCGTGGGCTTGCTGGTGGCGCGCATCGGCTCGATTCCGCTGACCCTCGGCAGCGGCGGCGGCGTGTTGCTGTCGGGCCTGGTATTCGGCTGGTTCCGCGCCAAGCGCCAGACGTTCGGCTACATGCCCAGCGGCGCCGTGCAAATCCTCAAGGATTTGGGCCTGGCCGGCTTCGTTGCCGTCGTCGGCCTCACGTCGGGACTGCAAGCCGTGCAAACCGTGCGCGAACATGGCCTGACACTGTTTGGCGTCGGCGTGGTGGTCACCATCCTGCCGATGATTTTGACCATGCTGATCGGCCGCTACATCTTGCGTTATGACAACGTGGCCGTGTTCGCGGGCGCCTTGTCCGGCTCGCGCAGCGCCAATCCCGCGTTCGGCGAAGTGCTGAACGCGGCGCAAAACTCGATTCCCACCGTACCGTTTGCCATCACGTATGCCTTGGCCAACGTTTTCCTGACCTTGCTGGGGCCGCTCATCGTGGCCTTCGTCTGA